A window from Desulfallas thermosapovorans DSM 6562 encodes these proteins:
- a CDS encoding DUF503 domain-containing protein codes for MVVGVLTLELLLAGSDSLKDKRKVLKSLLERLKHRFNVSVAEVGRQDNRRYSTVGISAVSGDIAHIQSVLDTVVRFIENHNGVEVISMERELL; via the coding sequence ATGGTGGTGGGAGTATTGACTCTGGAATTGTTACTGGCCGGTTCGGATTCATTAAAGGACAAGAGAAAGGTGCTGAAAAGCTTGCTGGAAAGGTTGAAGCACCGTTTCAATGTATCGGTGGCGGAGGTTGGCCGGCAGGACAACCGGAGATATTCAACAGTGGGCATAAGCGCTGTCAGCGGTGATATAGCCCATATACAAAGTGTTCTGGACACAGTTGTACGCTTTATTGAGAACCATAATGGAGTGGAAGTTATCAGTATGGAAAGGGAATTGCTGTAA